Within Wyeomyia smithii strain HCP4-BCI-WySm-NY-G18 chromosome 2, ASM2978416v1, whole genome shotgun sequence, the genomic segment gcagagcgatcaccagcgatgctggagcgtatcatcgagggactctttccacgacacgagccaaatccttggcctccggttgctgagtctcacgtccgacgttccagtatctcagacacagaccagggatggtcggccaacctgccaggcatccaatccgtgagagacggcagccgtgcagaggttgtggaggaggtaagggttacgaatgaggaactcatcgtgatcgccaactccctaaaggtgagcaaggcaccgggaccggatggaatcccgaacatggccatcaggacggccatgaaagtggcccccgatctatttcgagcagtcatgcagaagtgcctggatgactgcctctttccggacaggtggaagcgacagagattggtgctgttgccgaaggctgggaaaccgccaggggacccatcggcatacagacctatctgtctgctggacactacgggcaaggtgcttgagaggattatcctcaacagactggtgaagtacacagagggtgtaaacggtctggcaagtaaccagttcggcttccggaaaggtagatccacgctggatgctattttctctgtcaccaagacggcagaggtagcactccagtgtaagagttggggcattcgctattgcgcaatcgtcacgcttgacgtgaagaatgcattcaatagcgccagttgggactccatagcgctcgcgcttaggagcatccacgtaccggtgtcgttgtacaagattttggaaaattatttccagaatcgggtactagtttacaacacggaggagggtcagaagtgcgtcccaatcaccgcaggggtaccgcaaggttccatcctgggcccggtgttgtggaatgtcatgtatgacggggtgttgaaactaaagttccctgtaggggttgtgatcgtcggtttcgcagacgacatcacgctagaggtctacggcgagtcgatcgaagaggtcgagttgacggccgcgcactgcatacgcaaggtcgaagactggatgcactctaggaaactggagttagcgcaccataaaacggaggttacggttgtgaacaaccgaaaagtagagcaacaggcggtggtcagagtcggtgactgcaccattacctcaaggcgttccttgaagctcttgggggttatagttgacgataagctcacatttaagagtcacgtcgactatgcctgtaagagggcttcaacggccgctgcaggactatctcgaatgatgtccaatagctcagcggtatatggcagcaagcgtaaacttcttgccagcgtggtttcgtccatacttaggtatggtgggccagcgtggtccaaagcgttaggtaccaacagtcatcgtcgaaaactggaaagtacctacaggctcatgtgcctgagggttgtgagcgcgtaccgtacagtgtcatacgacgcaatctgcgtcctgtccggcatgatgcctatcagcatagccattaaggaggacgtaaaatgcttcgatcaacgtgacacaaggggtatacgaggcaccagaaggtcattctcgatgatcagatggcagcaggaatggtccaattccgcaaagggtagatggacgcatcgacttattccggacgtatccggatgggtcgggaggcgccatggagaagttaacttccacttgacacagattctgtcaggtcatggttgcttcaggcagtatctacacagattcgggcatgcggggtcccccatgtgtcccgagtgcgcggaagcggaagaaactgctgagcatgtcttcttcgtgtgccctcgttttgtgcatgcgcggagcgacatgatggtagtgagcgggccagacaccactccggacaacctagttcggaggatgtgtaaagacccaaacatttggagggcggtttgtacagccgcctctcaaatagttttagaattgcaaaacaggcgacaggttgaccaccgacacgccagtgttagctaacggccagtctccaggctagttagctaagttagcaaagagatctatagaaccaagagggtgcacagagcacaaaagccgctccccgaagcaatacctagcggtggtcccggggagtattatgggctggagactggagggattttagtgggtccggtcactgattcaaaccaaccccacactccctgaggttggtcacctcaggggtttggatgcaaatttcccctccacctgaaacaaaaaaaaaaaaaaaaaatttagatatatatatatagatatatatatatatatatatatatatatatatatatatatatatatatatatatatatatatatatatatatatatatatatatatatatatatatatatatatatatatatatatatatatatatatatatatatatatatatatatatatatatatatatatatatatatatatatatatatagcaccaaggctttgcttatatttatatatatagcaccaaggctttNNNNNNNNNNNNNNNNNNNNNNNNNNNNNNNNNNNNNNNNNNNNNNNNNNNNNNNNNNNNNNNNNNNNNNNNNNNNNNNNNNNNNNNNNNNNNNNNNNNNNNNNNNNNNNNNNNNNNNNNNNNNNNNNNNNNNNNNNNNNNNNNNNNNNNNNNNNNNNNNNNNNNNNNNNNNNNNNNNNNNNNNNNNNNNNNNNNNNNNNNNNNNNNNNNNNNNNNNNNNNNNNNNNNNNNNNNNNNNNNNNNNNNNNNNNNNNNNNNNNNNNNNNNNNNNNNNNNNNNNNNNNNNNNNNNNNNNNNNNNNNNNNNNNNNNNNNNNNNNNNNNNNNNNNNNNNNNNNNNNNNNNNNNNNNNNNNNNNNNNNNNNNNNNNNNNNNNNNNNNNNNNNNNNNNNNNNNNNNNNNNNNNNNNNNNNNNNNNNNNNNNNNNNNNNNNNNNNNNNNNNNNNNNNNNNNNNNNNNNNNNNNNNNNNNNNNNNNNNNNNNNNNNNNNNNNNNNNNNNNTGAAACTGTGTTTGTGTCAACGTCGTGCATGGTAACAGCGTTGGTAGCCTGCAGACGGTATTCGCGCAACTGGTCAAAAAAGCAAATTTCACATATTACGTAACAATCTCATTTATTTGATGCACGtggcttgtatactttcaatgtgctcttcgaaaataagttttttatcgtaaattagtcccaagtacttaaccttgtcagaccaacttaaaataaccccatttatCTTgaaaacgtgattattgtttggcttgaggaaagaagtccTTGTCTTAGGgaatcttcagcggtggtctatttttgaaacaactttatactagatttacaccagcgaaacctgaatagaaccagctaataaagaccaacttttcgttctccgcaccggtgttgtatatcttgttgatttaaaaccgctgacatctgtcacactgtcaacaattcaatttatgagacttgttataatgaaatatttaccaacgtcaatatttaacaaacggaaattcgataatttttacgcacaataaacgattactttagcaagacactttatatccacaaaacTTTAtatatttgacggtttgacccgagcgtcagtgacatttctcaggatggtttggtatgatcgaaaaatttctgctacaaatagggcttcggaggatagcgaaaaatatttgatcgcgtagatgtttatcttccgttttcgtctcatcaatctttcagaatctaacagttcttcaaacttgggttAGGTTTTCAGGATATTGgaacaagcctgcattttgaacgttttcagttcttcgaggaacatttttctggcctcttacgGTCTCCTCTAttcccactacaattaaggcgattaacgaATAGCCAACCACTGGTGCCAgctgtacagatttatctggaaatgtacagattttctcgtttttttttcggaacaggttctgtaccgtacagattacagatttctagaaaaagtacagataagtacagatttttgaaATGGTTAGAAAAGATAAGAAAAAACTTTTCGACCGATTCTGCAACGATACAATGAATGTGATCTCGCAATCCACGCACTTCGAATTTACTGACAAATCTTGGTAATTTGCTGCCGAGAATGGCACCACTCGGTTAAAAAACGGTAGctgttacattttttcgtaaatctcgatttcaccaaactgaaatgttgacacaaaatatccgaaatatcggtagtgctgctgaattatgggtttcgttgttttttggccgaattttcaggagattgaaccgcaatggctcggtaatatgcattaccgaGGCGAGTCCCATTCTTAAGTGTGCaaaagttttattgacaatcgAGCTAGTAGTTTGGAATTATTATTAACTGAGTCAACGCAGTCAAAgttcgtccccttaatgctagaactagataactcgaaaattgacgtttcgagaaaaacgagtttgaaaatttgacctatTCTGGTGATTAAGATTCAAATGGGATTTTTAAAGGTTGAGCTTTTATGAAACGCAACCATATCGTTTCAGACCGGTTATAGCaacgaaaaaatcaacaaaaagccgagtaatttagttttatcacaaaataaatttgttttacgttgagatatctagtttttcaattgatgaataacacttttttttttgtaatcgtgtTTCAACGAGTTTTGGATATGTTATAGAGCTCGACGCGATATATATGATGGCATACTTGactcaaaatcgacaaatttcgagttatctagctctagcattaaggggacgaattTTCTGTAAACAATTCGCGttgaagctttttttttcaaaaatataaaaaataaaagctttgcgccagtggtacagattttggtacagattGTTCCCGGAAttagtacagatgaaaaagatttttgcagctcccagtacagatgaaaatgtggcatcactgtagccaacatatttgtcatcctggtggctgatggttgcaaaccaagtagttgaaacTACGGTTCTGGTCTTCCATGATTCCCCCTTTTACTGGTCGAATttcttgaagccaaaaacgacaaacctgttcattttcttcttcagaaaagccacaaaaacgaattgtgaattgtcatgaaaaatcttttttttttagggggggGAATTGTTattagcttaagtatttatgataaatattagtaaataatgagtatgtgtgtccaatcacaaatggtgacttctcaacactgtcagaaatttgtaattttgattgttaggatttgtttgctttcgcaattaggacttatcattcttagggatttaaacctacttgtcagaaaaggggaagtaaacttacaactaacttaattgctaacttattggctataaagagagcttatcgtagcaattgaggattgcaatgatttttgtcgaaaattgttaataattttatttgacatagcttctaatggttcaacaccagtgagtctatgtaattcgagtgtaccaaaccaaggagggcgcttcaaaatcattttcagaattttattctgaatcctttggagcgttttctttcttgttgaacagcaacttgaccagatcggtacagcataaagcattgctgctttaaaaatttgtttgtaaatcaaaagtttgttctttaaacaaagtttagaattcctgttaatgagaggatataaacatctcgtatatttgatgcacttggcttgtatactctcaatgtgctctttgaaaataagttttttatcgtaaattagtcccaagtacttaaccttgtcagaccaacttaaaatagccccattcatcttgacaacgtgattattgtttggcttaaggaaagaagccctaggcttatagcatagcatagcatagcatatttgatcgcccgtgtgttgcccgcgattgaccagaatcagctgaaattgcacaaagaaccgtcaaaatggtgcctaggagtagcaagccattttcagtgtacaattcctggtgatttttcttttcactggtcaataacgtagctggccacgcccaatgcagatcaatagaggaagggatatcgggagtgttagttaaaaaaaaaataaaaaaaataaaaaaaaaaaataagaaaaataaaaaattaaaaaaataaaaaaaaaaataaaaaaaattaaaaaattaaaaaaaaaaaaaataaaagagataaaaaaaaaataaaaaaaaaaattaaaaattaaaaattaaaaaaataaaaaaattaaaaataaaaaaataaaaataaaataaaaattaaaaaaataaaaataaaaaaataaaaaaaataaaaaaattaaaaaattaaaaataaaaaaataaaaaaataaaaataataaaataaaaaaataaaaaaattaaaaatagaaaaataaaaaaataaaataaataaaataaataaaaattaataaaaaaaataaaaacaaataaaaaaataaaaaataaaaaaaaaattaaaaattaaaaaattaaaaaattaaaaaattaaaaattaaaaaaattaaataaaataataaattaaaaaaaaaaattaaaaataaaaaagaaataaaaaataaaaaaaattaaaaaaatcaaaaataaaaaaaaaaaaaattaataaaaataaaaaaattaaaataaaaaaattgaaaaataaaaataaataaaaaataaaaaaaaaaataaaaaaaaaataaaaaaaaaaataaaaaaaaaaaataaaaaaattaaaaataaaaaataaaaataaataaaaaaaaataaaaaaattaaaaataataaataaaaaaattaaaaataaaaaaattaaaaaaataaaaaaaaaaaataaaaaaaaaaaaaaataaaaaaaaaataaaacaaaattaaaaaaaaaaaacaataaaaaaataacaataaaaaaattaaaaaaaaattaaaaaattaaaaaaaaaaataaaaaaaattaaaattaaaaaaattaataaaaaaattaaaaataaaaaataaaataagaaataaaaaaaataaaaaaataaaaaaataaaaacaaataaaaaataaaaaaaaaaaaaaaaataaaaaaaattaaaaaaaaattaaaaaaaaatttaaaaaaattaaatagaaaaaatagaaaaaataaaaaataaaaataaaaaaattaaaaaaattaaaataaaaaaaaaaaatataaaaaaataaaagaaataaaaaaataaaaaaaatagaagccctaggcttatgcggaaaaactatcatttgagttttagaagcattgggagagattttccacttttgcaggtaggaagaaaatatatctaaactttttgcaATCGACTGcttatgacacgaagactttttccttttacggaaatgcttgtgtcatcgcagaacaatgactttgtgcatcctggaggcaaatcaggaagatctgaagtgaatatgttgtacaggactggaccaagactgaaccttgaggtacacctgctctgacaggaaatctatcagattttgaattctgatagacaacctgcagagttcgatcagtaagataattttttaaaattttgattaggaaaattggaaaattaaaagtttgcaatttcgcaatcaaacctttatgccaaacactgtcgaatgctttttctgtgTCTAAaaaagcagctccagtggaatatccttcagatttgttagctcgtatcatattagtaactctgagcaattgatgagtagtggaatgcccatggcggaaaccaaactgttcatctgcaaaaattgaattttcgttaatgtgtgacaccattctgttaagaataattctctcaaacagtttacttattgaagaaagcaaactgattggtcgataacttgaaacttcaggtgggttcttatccggttttaaaattggagtaatttttgcatttttccataatttgggaaaatatgcaattttgaagcagcaattgaaaaattttcactaaaaattccattgtgctctcagggagatgtttgattaatatattaaagattccatcgtcaccaggtgctttcatatttttgaaatttttaataattgatttaatctcattcaagttagtttcaattatttctgcaggtaaaaaattttgggaagaaattaaatcaaattgacgtgtgacttcattttcaattggactcacaaaattcaaatttaaattatgaacactctcaaactgctgagcaagtcacaattgcacattttaatgcttccaaagcggaatcaatattcacttcgttttgcaaatcaagctcattattgaaatttctcttaatatgagttttgtatctttcccaattagccttgttataattaaaaacagagctcatagggtttaaaactgattcaggtgataaagaaaaagttattggaagatggtcagaatcaaagtcagcatgtgtgatcaattcactacatacatgacattgctttgttagcaccaaatcaattctTAATGGGTTTCTAACAGAAGAAAAGTGTGCAACTTTCGATTGCCGCTGCTAccaaccaccatgaaaataccTTCACTGTTTGAGAACACATCTTACCTCTGGGACTGCCTGTGAACGAAAGAGGGCGATGCGAGAAGACGAGATGCTTCGTTAGTGCCGAATGAGGCGAATGCGTTGGTGTGTGCTAACTCCTTATAACGTATCATGCGCTCTAGTCGTGTTTATACATTGCTGCAGAAGGGCTGTTGAGTCATGATCGATGCCAACATATGATTATGGTTGATTCGGCGGTTGGTTGTCTTGCCCGTGTCCCACATCTTCCctcttctcaaaaaaaaaagagaaaaaaaacaataagaaGAAGAGTTTCTTACCAATTTATTTGATTCGTTACACGGGATACCACTAACTAAGCCACTGAATAGaagattaacaaaaaaaaatcattccgaGGATCTTCTATCTAATGTTTCCAGTCCACAAATTCGCTCATATTCCGCCAGGTGAGCCGGCGGCTTTCGATCCCGAACCGAACGACGAAGTTTTGCATCGCCCGAGGTATCACCTTCACTGTTGTTGCTGTCAACTGCGTCGTCAGCCTTTGGTAAAGACTCACCATTTCTCCACTTTTTTACCTTACGGGTTTGACTGACATGACGTCGAAATATTTTCCCCGCATCATCGCACATAACAAGATTACCATTGTCTTCTTCCATTATGGTAAACTTTTTTGGGTCAAACCTCGCATCTCCTTTTGCCCGAGCTGTTCGCTCAGCAATAACGACGTCACCAGGCTTGACACGACACTCTTTCGCCCCTCGGCGATTATACTCGTATTCTTTGGCTAGCAACTTAGCTCTACGATCCCTTGCATTGAGCAAGTCTGCATCATGATCCGTACTCCCTCCGACAAGCAATGGCAACCGGCGCCTGATTTTGCGCCCCATTAGAACTTCTTCGGGAGGTACCCTGGTTACGCTGTGGGCCGCCGCGTTGTGTGTCTCAACTGCAGCTTGCTGTTCTTTCACGTAGCTAGTTCCAGAAGAAATCGCTGTGGCCATCGCCTTGTTGACAAGTTTCATATAGCCCTCAACTAGGCCATTCTGCTGCGGGAAGAATGGAGTACTGAAAATTGTATTTATGCCTCTATCACTACAAAATTGTCTATACTCTTCACTATTAAACGGAGGACCGTTGTCTGATTTTATATTCTGGGGATATCCTTCTCTCTCGAATATTTGCTCCAAAACGTTTTTTAGGTGATCAAAGATTTATAGTCCACAACGACCAAAATTAATATTCCATTCAACTTAGCGTATGGACCATTGAAGTCCAACTCTATCGTCTCCCATGCTGACTTCGGAGTAAACGTACGTCTCATTGGCGTGGGTCTTTCCGGTTTGCTAGTTGTAACGCATGCTTGACATGTTTCCACCCATTCATCAGCATCTACTGTCATACCCGGCCACCAAACTCGTTCACGGCCACCAAACTCGTTCGTTGAGCTTCGCAGCCGTGGGGTGACCACTGTGAGCGACGTCAAGCGCTCTCTTGCGAAGCGATTCAGGAATTACTGCACAGCCCCTTTTAATGATGATACCGTTACAAACCAACAACGCATCCGCTACAGACTTAAATTTGCTCAGGGAGGTGGACCAAGTTCCTGTTTCAAGGGCCAGCATGACTTCTCTCAGATCTTTATCCTTCGCAGTTGCTTCTCGTATTTCAGCTTCCGTTAATATCCCAATCGAGTTTACTTCGATAGTTGCTACCTCCCATGGACTAGAGATTTCGTCGAACGGCTCATCATGTTCGTGATTGTACAGTCGAGACGAGGGATCTGCTATGTTATCGCGCCCACGAACATACTGTATCTCGTAATCGTAGGGACTCAGTCGTAACGCCCAACCATCCGCTCTTGTCAGCGTTCTCTTCGAATTCTCACGCGAACGGTTGAGTATGAAAGACACCCCTTGTGCATCCATACGTAGCACGAAATGACGTCCTAGAAGAAAGTACGAGAAGTGCTCGATTCCCCACACGGCGCCTAACGCTTCCCGTTGATTCTGAGCATATCGTCTCTCGGTAGAAGTCAAAGTCTTTGAAGCGAAACTTATTATACGGGAGTGTCCACGGCTGTTCTCCTGGACAAGTACGGCCCCTAATGCATTAGGTGATGCATCCGTGTAAAGGATTGTCCTGTCCTTTTCCGCAAAATACCCCAGAGAGTGAACACACCGCACAATCCTGTCCTTTACGGTTTAAAATTCCTTTTCTTGCTCCATTTTCAGGATTTTGTGGTTGCCACTGACCAAAGCGAAGCTGTAATTTGCCCGAAATTCGGAATGTGAGGACTGGTAAACGACGCCAATCCTAGAAAACTGCGAAGCTCCGACGCAGTGCTGGGACTTCTGAAGCTTTcgatactttttacttttttctcatCCACGTGGAAACCCTGTTGGTCCAGTTCGTGGCCTAAAAATTTGATGTGGGTTCTATCAAACTCGCACTTACTAATATTCAAAGTTAAATTATTCTTCCTCAATATTTGCAAAACTTTGGATACAGTTTTTCCTAACTCTTCCAGGGTCGCTGCAAATATAAGGATGTCATCAATATAAACGATAACATTCTCGATGTCCTTTAGAATTTGTGTCATTGCACGCTGGAACACTTCCGGCGCACAATTAACCCGGCGCTTGAAACGATACATTCCGCACTCTCTTAAGAATCCAGGTCAGTTCTCGTGATGCTGGACTAAGCTCAAGATGGTAATAGGCGTTACTTAAATCCAGCTTGGAGAAATATTTGGCTCCGTGGAGCTTGACCTTCATCTCATCGATGAGAGGCATGCGGAAATATTCACGCTTGATTGCTCTGTTGGCAGCTCGCATATTGACTACTAATCGGAAATCGTTCGTCCCCTTGGGGACGGCCGACATACCGCTGATCTAACTGGGAGCCGAGGTCACTCTCTCTATAATTCCGCTTCGTTCCATTTCTAGCAGCCTATGCCTAGCACTTTCTCGGTAGGCAGCGGGGACGTTGTAGTATGCGATGCGAACTGGGGGAGCAGATTTATCGACACTGAATTCTACCATGACTTCAGGCATTTTCGGAAACGCGACGCTTTCGCGTTTTTGTTCACAGTTGTTGATGTTGATTCCAACGGCTAACAGTCCCAGATCACTCGCGGTCGAACGACCCAGCAGAGATCGGAGCCCATCCTTTACTACAAGGAAATCTGTTGGTATGGCCGCAATATTACACCCAGCAACCGTTACGGGAGCTCTGAAAGTACACTCTATCTTCATAGGCTCACTTGTCGCATAAGGGCAAACACTCTTCCCGTTCAAACCATTAGTGTATTCAAGCGTTGTGACACCTAGCTTGTGATCCTGTTCCAACCGTTGCCAATCACTGCCGCCAACCACATTGACATCTGCGCCAGAATCCACTAGAAACTCAATGGGCCATTGGGAAGTACCGACGTTGCACTTGATAAGTACATCTTGGAGGGAGAGAGCGTTCACTTgctaaaaaaaatgataaaacggTCGAAAGAGACCAAACAAAGTCGACTTTATTTTCTAAATCGTTACAACTATATTACATTTAGTGACCGATTTTTACCTCATCATGATGTTTCTGATCGCCGCTGTTTCCTTCTCGTTGATTAGAACGAATCTCTTGCTTTAAGCGACAAGCGGCGGCGAAATGTCCCATTTTACCACATTTATTGCAAACCCGTGAGAGTGCCGGACAGATGTTGTTACGGTGAGTAGTATAATAACACCGTGAACACCGAGCTCGTCAACCTGGAGTGTGGGATGAGTTTCCGCGAGACGTTGAGGCTCGTGGCATACTCCGATCGGTCGAAAAGGTTCGTCTGCGTTTCAAAACGGGTGCAGGTGAAGGTTCGCGGCTTAAATAGCGTCTATTGTACAATGCAAAAACTTCCGCTTGAGATGGTCCATCGGTTTCCCGCTCGAAAGCTTCTCCGCGAGTAGCAGACTGGACAATGAAATTCG encodes:
- the LOC129720073 gene encoding uncharacterized protein LOC129720073, with protein sequence MSAVPKGTNDFRLVVNMRAANRAIKREYFRMPLIDEMKVKLHGAKYFSKLDLSNAYYHLELSPASRELTWILKRVRNVSFQAPATLEELGKTVSKVLQILRKNNLTLNISKCEFDRTHIKFLGHELDQQGFHVDEKKDRTILYTDASPNALGAVLVQENSRGHSRIISFASKTLTSTERRYAQNQREALGAVWGIEHFSYFLLGRHFVLRMDAQGVSFILNRSRENSKRTLTRADGWALRLSPYDYEIQYVRGRDNIADPSSRLYNHEHDEPFDEISSPWEVATIEVNSIGILTEAEIREATAKDKDLREVMLALETGTWSTSLSKFKSVADALLQNGLVEGYMKLVNKAMATAISSGTSYVKEQQAAVETHNAAAHSVTRVPPEEVLMGRKIRRRLPLLVGGSTDHDADLLNARDRRAKLLAKEYEYNRRGAKECRVKPGDVVIAERTARAKGDARFDPKKFTIMEEDNGNLVMCDDAGKIFRRHVSQTRKVKKWRNGESLPKADDAVDSNNSEGDTSGDAKLRRSVRDRKPPAHLAEYERICGLETLDRRSSE